GCCGCAAGATAACCGGCGACCGCCGAGTTCGGAATCGCCCCCACGAAGTCGACGCGCTCCTCCAGCCCCCGATCGCGCGTCAGGCGCCGGAGCTCGGGCTCCTGGGATCCCCATCCCCCGATGACGAACCGAGCTTCGGGACAGCGGGAGAGAATCAGCGGCGCCGCTTGGATCAGATACTGAATTCCGTTCTTCGGGACCAGGCGGCGCATCGCGAGGACGACAGGATGTCCCTCGTACCGGCGGCGCAACGATTCGGGAGGCGGGGTTCCCGCCCTGAATTCGTCGGTGTCGACTCCGTTGGGGATCACCTGAATCCGCGCCGGATCGGCGTAACGGGCGGCGAGCCGGGCGAATTCGGAGCTGGTCGCGATCACCGCGTCCGCCCCGGAGAGCGACAGGCGCCGGTATCGCCGGTGGCTCCACTTCTTGAGGGCCGAATCGGCCGGGTTATCCAGGAGGCCGAGGCCGTGGAGGGAGACGACGAAGCGGCGTCCGATCCGGCGCGCAATCGGAGCGGAGAGGGCGGCGAGGCGATAGCAATACCGCGAGTGGACGACGTCCGCGTCGCGGAACAGAGCGGCGAGCAGCCCGCCGAGCCGGCGTCGGTGCACCGGATCGAAGCGGTGCGGCGCCCGGATCACCTCCAGGCCCCCCGCCTCCGGGCCTTCCTGCGCGTGCTTCTCGGTCGTGACCAGCGTCACCGACTGGCCCGTCTTGCGCAGGTATTTCGCCAGGCGGAAGGCGCCCATCTCCTGGCCCCCCAGCCGCGGGAGGTAAGAATCGGCCGTGATGACGACTTTCATGCGGAAGTTCGATCTCCGGCGGGAATGACGACGCGCATGTCGGTCTTCTCGGATCCGTCCTTCTCGTAGCGGCGCTTGCGCAAGTCGACGACGGCGCCCGGAAACGCGCTGAAGGAGGACTCGTCGAGCGACGCCAGGTGCTTCCGGTTGAGCCGCCCCCGATAGGGGACCGTGACGATCACCCCCCGCCCGGCGGCGGCCACGACGCGCGCAAGAACCTGCGCCGTGTCGCGAAAATGCTCCAGGGTCTGCACCATCAGGAGGTAGTCGTAGCCGCGCGGCAGATCCTCCCGGAGGAGATCTCCCTGTCGTGTCGGAATGACCGAGTCCTTCGCGGCGTTCCGGCTGATCTCGAACCCCTCCACCTGCCAAAGGGGACAGATCTCCATCAGCCGCCTTCCGCCGTATCCGAATCCGCTTCCGACGTCGAGGATTCTCGAAGGCTCCCGCGGAATCGCCTCGGCGGCGAAGTCGTAGAAGCTCAGACGCGCTTCCGACGCCCATTTCCGGTTCGCCTCGCCTCCACCGTACTCCCGCTCCCAAAAGACGCGGGGGTTGCCTTTCCGGAGCGAGGCGCTCAACCGTCTCAGAAAGCCCCAGGCGCCCATGCCCTCCTCGAGACTCAGCGGGACGCTGAGGACGGACGCCGCCCGCGGGTCGCCGCGCCGTCCTTTCCCGTCTCGCGCCGGTCCAGAACGCCCTCGAAAAGAGCCTCCATGCCGGCGACCATCGCCGCCGGCGAGAAGAGCTTCCGCACGCGACGGCGGCCGGCCCGCCCCATCTCGGCCGCCCGGCCGGGAGAAACGAGAAGCTCGGCTACGCGCCGCGCGAACCCCTCGCGATCGTCTGGCTCGCAGAGAAATCCCGTCTCCTCGTGCGCGACCGCTTCAGGTAGCCCTCCGACGCGGAACGCGACGACGGGCAGGCCATGGGCCATCGCCTCGAGCGCCGTCTTGGGGAAACCCTCGCTGCGGGACGTGTGAGTGTAGACGCGCATCGTGCGATACCAGGGACTCATGGCGCGCTGCTCTCCCGCGAACCAGATCCGCTCCGCGACGTTGCAGTCACGGGCCACCGACTCGAGCCATTTCCGGCGATTCTCCTCCAGCCCGCCGACGAGCAGACCGCGCGCCTCCGGAACGCCGCCGGCGACTCGCGACAGGATCTCGAGGAAGAGCTCGGGACGCTTGATCTCTCGCAGACCGACGATTCCGGCGACTGGTGCGTCTCCCGGCCAGGCGGAAGGAAGCGCGGCCCCATCGCGGCCTTCCTCTTCGGTGGGGAGCTCGATTCCGGTGGGAACGGCGAGCGACGGATTCTCCCGAGCTCCCCGGCTGCGGAGAAAGTCCCGATACCCTCGAAGCGCCGCCTCGCTGACGGCGCCGACCGCATCGGCCTCCGCGACCCGGTATTTTTCGTAATAGCGCGCCGGCCGATCGGCCTGCCGGAGGAAGCAGATCCACGGGAGGCCGCACTGCCGCGCGGCGGCACGGGCGAAAGGGGCCAGCTCCGCGTGGTTCGAGAGGAGAAATTGGGAGCCGAGGCGCCTCGCCTGCACCGCGATCCGCCGCCCGACCAGCGGCAGCCTCCAGAAGGCGTCGTGCCGGTGATACGTCCGGAGCCCCGGCACCCGGACGACCCGGATCCCTTCCTTCTCGAACGCCTCCGACAGCAATCCGTCACGCGGCACCGCCACCGACATCTCGTAACGCCGCCGGTCGAGGTGGTGCCCCAGGGTCAGCAGCGCATTATTGGGGCTGAACGCCAGAGGCCGCGGCAGCGTCTGCAGGACGAGAAAGCGGCGGATCACGGGGGCGCCTCGCGGCATGAAACGCGTTTGACGCTCGAGCGACGGGGATCATAGCATAGCGTCGAACCCGCGCCCGAGGGTCGTTCCGATGGATCCTTCATCCCTCACCGTCCTTCACACCAACTTCCATCGCGGCTGGGGCGGCCAGCCGTCGCGGATCCTGATGCTGTCGCTGGGCCTCGCCCGGAAGGGGCACCGAATCGTGATCGCGGCGCCCGAGGGCTCCATCCTCGCCGCCCGCGCCAAAGCGGCGGGGCTCGAGACTTTCGAGAAGGCTCGCTTCCTCAAGACCAGCCATCTCGCGAGCGCTGTTCGCGACTCCTTTTCCTTGAAAGCCCTGCTCCGCTCGCGCCGCTTCGACCTCGTCGACGCGCACGGCTCGCAGGATCTCTGGGCCACGGCGGCGGCCCGGTGGCTCGAGGCCTCTCCCGTCCCGCTCATCTTCACGCGACACAACACCAAGCGGGTGGCGGCTCATGCCCTGAACCGGCTTCTCTACCGACGGGCGGTCGACCATCTCATCGTCGCGAGCACGGCGGTGCTCGACCGGTATCGTCCCTTCCTGGAGCGGGGCGATCTCGACGCCGCCCGCGTCTCCGTCGTCCACTCCTCCTTTTGGGAGGATCGCTTCGGCGACTGGCTCGATGGCTCCTCACTCCGTCGCGAGCTGGGCGCCGGTCCGGGCGAGCCCCTCGTCGGCGTCATCGGGCGGCTCGTCCGTGACAAGGGAGGGATCCACTTCTTGCGGGCCGCGGCGCAGGTCGCCCGCGAGTTTCCGGCGGCCCGATTTCTCTTCGCCGGAAGGGGAACGGAAGAAGAGGCGCTGAAGCGGGCGGCGGCCGATCTGGGGATCTCCGGCAAGGTCGCCTTTCTCGGATTCCGCGAGGACATTCCCGCGGTGACCGCCGCGCTCGATCTCTCCGTGCTGCCGTCGATCGATTGTGACGCCTCCCCCGCCGTCCTGAAGGAGGCGATGGCGGCCGGCCGGCCGGTTGTGGCCACCGACATCGGGGGAGCCGCCGAGATCATCGAGCAAGGGGAGACCGGATTCGTGGTGCCGCCCGCCGATCCCGAAGCTCTCGCGGCCGCCATCGCCTCCGTCCTCCGCAGGCCCGACCGCGGAAGGGGGATGGGCGCCGCCGGGCGGGAGCGGGTCCGGTCGCTCTTCAGCCAG
This is a stretch of genomic DNA from Candidatus Polarisedimenticolia bacterium. It encodes these proteins:
- a CDS encoding class I SAM-dependent methyltransferase; its protein translation is MGAWGFLRRLSASLRKGNPRVFWEREYGGGEANRKWASEARLSFYDFAAEAIPREPSRILDVGSGFGYGGRRLMEICPLWQVEGFEISRNAAKDSVIPTRQGDLLREDLPRGYDYLLMVQTLEHFRDTAQVLARVVAAAGRGVIVTVPYRGRLNRKHLASLDESSFSAFPGAVVDLRKRRYEKDGSEKTDMRVVIPAGDRTSA
- a CDS encoding glycosyltransferase family 4 protein, which codes for MIRRFLVLQTLPRPLAFSPNNALLTLGHHLDRRRYEMSVAVPRDGLLSEAFEKEGIRVVRVPGLRTYHRHDAFWRLPLVGRRIAVQARRLGSQFLLSNHAELAPFARAAARQCGLPWICFLRQADRPARYYEKYRVAEADAVGAVSEAALRGYRDFLRSRGARENPSLAVPTGIELPTEEEGRDGAALPSAWPGDAPVAGIVGLREIKRPELFLEILSRVAGGVPEARGLLVGGLEENRRKWLESVARDCNVAERIWFAGEQRAMSPWYRTMRVYTHTSRSEGFPKTALEAMAHGLPVVAFRVGGLPEAVAHEETGFLCEPDDREGFARRVAELLVSPGRAAEMGRAGRRRVRKLFSPAAMVAGMEALFEGVLDRRETGKDGAATRGRRPSSASR
- a CDS encoding glycosyltransferase family 4 protein; translation: MDPSSLTVLHTNFHRGWGGQPSRILMLSLGLARKGHRIVIAAPEGSILAARAKAAGLETFEKARFLKTSHLASAVRDSFSLKALLRSRRFDLVDAHGSQDLWATAAARWLEASPVPLIFTRHNTKRVAAHALNRLLYRRAVDHLIVASTAVLDRYRPFLERGDLDAARVSVVHSSFWEDRFGDWLDGSSLRRELGAGPGEPLVGVIGRLVRDKGGIHFLRAAAQVAREFPAARFLFAGRGTEEEALKRAAADLGISGKVAFLGFREDIPAVTAALDLSVLPSIDCDASPAVLKEAMAAGRPVVATDIGGAAEIIEQGETGFVVPPADPEALAAAIASVLRRPDRGRGMGAAGRERVRSLFSQERLVAGTLEAYRKTLERGRRGGPRSADPKRSVASRK
- a CDS encoding glycosyltransferase family 4 protein, producing the protein MKVVITADSYLPRLGGQEMGAFRLAKYLRKTGQSVTLVTTEKHAQEGPEAGGLEVIRAPHRFDPVHRRRLGGLLAALFRDADVVHSRYCYRLAALSAPIARRIGRRFVVSLHGLGLLDNPADSALKKWSHRRYRRLSLSGADAVIATSSEFARLAARYADPARIQVIPNGVDTDEFRAGTPPPESLRRRYEGHPVVLAMRRLVPKNGIQYLIQAAPLILSRCPEARFVIGGWGSQEPELRRLTRDRGLEERVDFVGAIPNSAVAGYLAAAQVVVFPSTMESTSHACLEAMAMGRPVVASRLGGLEELLGEGDRGVLVELMESGESTYDAPALLSSGAAARLAGAILRLLLDPAEAERIGAAGRRYALDHFDWNVLVERILEVYRG